The genomic segment GTAAAGTATCAATTCTACCTTTATCCCctcatgtatactgtataggcacaattttaGGCGTCACAAGATGCGGACTCGTTTTCCCTCTGTTttgctattaaataaatattcctcGCACATGGTCGATTTCTCGGCAGCTCTGTTCAGTGGCGGCTCGCAAGTTAATTCATTGGGGagactgaaaatttaataataaaaaaaaacgaacacaaaaaagataaaaaaaaacctttttttattattataattgatagctttataaaaattataagaatagataatttatattattttatattctaattcaATTCTTCTTTCTTTTTTCTTCGCAAAatcatcaattataatttccaCAAATGTCGGGTCCTTTGCCATAACGCccagtaaattattttcaattgccAACGATGATAAATTTGTAATTGTCATTGTATTTCTTTAAAAGCTCTTTATACGCTTTAATGTACTCATNNNNNNNNNNNNNNNNNNNNNNNNNNNNNNNNNNNNNNNNNNNNNNNNNNatgaaaataaaaacaataattttataagtataataacaatatttttattacttaatcagCAGCGTAAATCATGATTTATTGGAAACCGTTTTCGCGATAATTTCgcaacgtaggtaggtacatataaatattgaaaaatgtggtAAACAGGGCTGTGCATTTAATGCGTTTGCACtacgtttttcatattattatgtttaatgtttgtacatttaacgggttagGACATTGTTTCTTACAACTGCTATATAATtgctataactataactataaagtattgatcgatatttaaaataagtattattattattaaattaagtataaaattataaatagaagcaATGAGCGATTGCTTCCACACCACTAATTCCCTCGCTAACCTAGCCGACCGGTCAGTCACCCACagaaacatacacacacataattattgttcttgtgaattataatataaaatcgtaaTTTTATCATCGACTTTTTTGTATATAGTAGCtcctaaaattgtgtgtagtacAAAAAGTGAAGTGTGTaatacgaaatttaaaaatgtgaactcaaattaaacctttataattttatggcttaatttttttttatatttgcatggTTTTTTGTCaagctacattttaattataatttacattctgTGAAATGGGGGTAAGTATGTTACTGATACATTTTGTAGGAGGCCCCTCTTATTGATTTGCTGACTTTCTTTGAATccttaaatccgccactgaCAACAAGTATTCACAGTTTGTTCTTTTCTTAAAtcttccaaattttttttttaaattctgaatttCAGAAATACACGATTTAATGTTTGAAAGTATTTTTGATTGGAGGAAATTAAATACATGAtccgtatattatatgaaaatcgtataaaataaaattaacagatACACAAATTGTGCATCATTAAGTTTATCTAAAATACCTGATGCTGTAGAAATAGAAATGTGGTCCCAGTTTGGTTCTTCAATTACATGTgtaaaagcatttttaattctataaaatggGTTTTAATTGTGGAAGCGGCTCTTGAATGATAATTCCACCTAGTATCAGAATGATTTGGAAGTTTAAAGCCCTGTTGTCTTAGTAACTCACTCCTTTTAGAAGACCTACTAAAAAACGTATGAAACAtcgttaaattacaaataaaaagtttGACTGGTTTTATTGTCTTAGCGCCATATAACAATACCAAGTTCAACTGATGAGCATagcaatgaataaataatacatttggataaatattcttaataagaCTTTGTACGCCATTTTTTGTTCCAGACATAACTGATGCTCCATCGTATGTCTgtgcaattattttattccCTAAATCCCATTTTTTAATCACGGACAATATTACATCTGCTAATCCAGATCCCGTTTTATCACTTGAAACatcaaaaaaaccaataaatcgTTCGACAATTTCTTCTTCTATAacataacgaaaaataatactCATTTGAGATCGACAGGACACATCAGTGGTTTCATCTGCTTGAATAGATATGTAATTAGCAGTTTGTATCtccttaaaaatgtttgaatttaaaattgtagtgACTCTatcaattaaatcattttgtattattttagatgtGCCTTTAAATATTGACGATGACAAAAAATGATCCTTAAGTAAATGCTCTTCTTGAGCGAGTAGATCAAGTAACTCAAGATAATTCCCTTTATTTAAAGATTCCTCATGTTCCCGATGTCTACGAAAGGCAAGCTCTTGTTTTCCCAAAAACAAACAACGTGGATCATACGTGCTATTAAACGTCTATTTATAGAAACTTGTTCATTATGTTTTGTAGCAGCTAATCGTCGACCTTCCAAAATAGCATGTTCAATTCGAACTTTTCCTAAAAGATGGAATTTTTCTTGATTTATCAAATGCTTTTTAGATATAGAATGTTTTTCagattttcttataaaattttttattgacgaTATTCCATCAACAGTCCATTCTTTTTCACCCCcaaaaattacacaataaaaaaaaaacactttatttAGCTTATCACTACCAGTTAGCCAGAGAAATTTAGTATACCAACTATATTGAAATTTTCTAACGAATTTACCTTCTTTATATTCCAATGCAATGTTAGGTGTCGATCTGTTTGATTTTAATTGACACTTTTCTTCGTATGTTAacgtattaaaactatttttgaacaaaaagtCTAGTATATctgtttttttattctgtatttccatagtagaaaatataataaatatatgtatttctagtgtaatttattatattataattaagtttgtaAATTGTgtagttttgtataataccaataataaataataataatttaattactaggTACACGCTGCTATACAATGTCAAATAGCTAAATTTAATAGTCTAATACGGACGCACGACACGCTGCAGTTTTCGTGTTTACAGAAAAATACGTGACGACCGCAATGCGAACGGCAAAAACTTTGAATGAGTCTAGTCTCAATGTACTGAATAACATCTATACAATCTATCCCCGTCCTCCGCCTTGTCATGCATAtgcaatttgtttatattacataattgagTCTTTCGGACGGCAGACTCTCGAACTAACGACCGTCGTCGttatcgatatatttttatattgtattgttaattaataatatatataataataatatatatataatatatataattattaatgtaaaaatagaatacaaaatattatcaatattaatatcgaaaaccatgataattattttcagaatggatataacataaaaatattaaattataatacaattttcttcaaacttttttattgcgttactacttgatatttttatggGGAGTCGCCGTCTCAAAGACTCCCCTGACGAGCCGCCGCTGGCTCTGTTGCAAGCAAAAGTAAAGATGTCGTCGACACACTGATGTGGTTACCCACTGATGAGAACGTTacaaatttatgtaattttcgGCATCCCGTTAAACCCCGTGTAAATCCCGTTGGACCTCATTAAACAGAGGTCCAACAGGATTTACACTATACAACTCTAAGGTTACTTTACGCTCGAACAACTGACCACGATAACGAGTACTGGATGTCCGAGGGTGAGATATCTTTAACCCAGACAAAATCTTACTCTTTCTCAACAGACCACGATAACGAGTACTGGACGAGAAAGTAAGTACTACAGTGTCTTTCTACCTTTTCTAAAAGTGTCATTCCCCACAAAAGCCTGAAATAAAACTTAAACACAATTTTCGGTcagaaacacttttattgatgcaaatataaaacaatcataaaataaaacacttagCCCGTTACCCGCGTACAACCGTCGCACTTCTACGCTCCCGTCGAGTTCCTCGACGACAGCGGGACTGCCTCGTGCCTGCGCATGTAGCGgtgttatattatgcacaaaatatattaaagtgttACCTCAGCACATTTTAGCTTCATTGgactttgtaataatttacttattcgctaaattatatttatacgttaatactatataatatatatgtatattataatttacaattgtatgATTGTCTAAGCTAGAATACAACACTTGTAATTGCCAAAATCATATAATGTAttgctatttaaattattattatttgcaaattgttgcatagtgtaaaatataaaccacCTGATTACTTTAAActcacttttattattttagtatttcaatAGTGTTACCTCTATTCTATTTatatcagtaatattatatttactttaaattttagttcCATTGAATTGGCCTTAGGGCTTAGCCACGGTGCAGCTGACGGGTCACGAGTCAGGTGCTCCCCCTGACTCGTGGATAGTTTTTGGAAATGGACGGCTATATTAGCCTGTGAGACATTTCAGACGTTGGCCTATTGATATGTGGaagaatgtatttgataatagttTGGATAAAATTATTGGTTAACCCAAGTAAATTGgccatttttaaaagtattggtGAAATGTTGAGAACAGTGGCCTAGGTCTTGCATATGTGGGTATTTTGAGAATGATTTTGAAGAATAAGATTTTTGAGTTATGGAGAATGTACTTACGAACCGTGGGTAAGCGATTGTGAGACAATTAGGTGGTTGGTAATCTGTCCGATAACTTGGGAT from the Acyrthosiphon pisum isolate AL4f chromosome X, pea_aphid_22Mar2018_4r6ur, whole genome shotgun sequence genome contains:
- the LOC103308335 gene encoding zinc finger MYM-type protein 1-like — protein: MEIQNKKTDILDFLFKNSFNTLTYEEKCQLKSNRSTPNIALEYKEEWTVDGISSIKNFIRKSEKHSISKKHLINQEKFHLLGKVRIEHAILEGRRLAATKHNEQVSINRRLIARNYLELLDLLAQEEHLLKDHFLSSSIFKGTSKIIQNDLIDRVTTILNSNIFKEIQTANYISIQADETTDVSCRSQMSIIFRYVIEEEIVERFIGFFDVSSDKTGSGLADVILSVIKKWDLGNKIIAQTYDGASVMSGTKNGVQSLIKNIYPNVLFIHCYAHQLNLVLLYGAKTIKPVKLFICNLTMFHTFFSRSSKRSELLRQQGFKLPNHSDTRWNYHSRAASTIKTHFIELKMLLHM